The Betta splendens chromosome 4, fBetSpl5.4, whole genome shotgun sequence genome contains a region encoding:
- the fen1 gene encoding flap endonuclease 1: protein MGIHGLAKLIADQAPGAIKEQDIKNYFGRKIAIDASMCIYQFLIAVRQDGNVLQNEDGETTSHLMGMFYRTIRMLEHGIKPVYVFDGKPPQLKSAELEKRGERRAEAEKMLAQAQELGEQENIDKFTKRLVKVTRQHNDECKKLLTLMGVPYIEAPCEAEASCAALVKAGKVFATATEDMDGLTFGTNVLLRHLTASEAKKLPIQEFHFSRILQEMNMTNEQFVDLCILLGCDYCGTIKGIGPKRAIDLIKQHGCIEEILENIDPSKHPAPEDWLYKEARGLFLKPEVVDGSSVELKWSEPDEDGLIQFMCNEKQFSEDRIRNGCKKIVKSRQGSTQGRLDSFFSVTGSLSSKRKVEKPDVKGSAMKKKKTGATGGKFGKAK from the exons ATGGGAATACATGGACTTGCTAAACTGATTGCTGACCAGGCCCCTGGTGCAATCAAAGAACAGGACATCAAGAATTACTTTG GAAGAAAAATTGCTATAGATGCCTCTATGTGCATATACCAGTTCCTGATTGCTGTGAGACAGGATGGAAACGTTCTGCAGAATGAAGATGGAGAAACGACAAG CCATCTCATGGGAATGTTCTACCGTACCATCCGCATGTTGGAACATGGCATCAAACCTGTGTATGTGTTTGACGGCAAACCCCCACAGCTCAAATCAGCAGAG ctggagaagagaggagagaggagggcagAAGCTGAGAAGATGCTTGCTCAAGCCCAGGAACTTG GGGAGCAAGAGAACATTGATAAATTCACTAAGCGTCTGGTGAAAGTCACCAGGCAGCATAATGATGAGTGCAAGAAGCTACTGACCCTTATGGGAGTACCTTACATCGAG GCTCCGTGTGAGGCCGAGGCCAGCTGTGCTGCTCTCGTTAAAGCTGGGAAGGTTTTTGCCACAGCCACTGAAGATATGGACGGACTGACCTTTGGCACAAACGTCCTTCTTCGTCACCTCACTGCTAGTGAAGCAAA GAAACTTCCTATCCAAGAGTTCCACTTCAGTCGTATCctgcaggaaatgaacatgactAATGAACAG TTTGTGGACCTATGTATTCTTTTGGGCTGTGACTACTGTGGCACCATCAAGGGGATTGGTCCTAAGAGAGCCATCGATCTTATTAAACAGCACGGCTGCATTGAGGAGATCCTAGAAAACATAGACCCCAGT AAGCACCCTGCTCCAGAGGACTGGTTGTATAAAGAAGCCAGGGGTTTGTTCTTGAAGCCAGAAGTGGTGGACGGTTCCTCGGTGGAGCTGAAGTGGAGCGAGCCGGATGAGGATGGACTGATCCAGTTCATGTGCAATGAGAAACAATTCAG TGAGGACAGGATCCGTAACGGATGTAAGAAGATTGTGAAGAGCAGACAAGGCAGCACACAAGGACGACTGGACTCTTTCTTTTCTGTCACTGGATCTTTGTCTTCAAAACGAAAG GTGGAAAAACCAGATGTTAAAGGATCAGcaatgaaaaagaagaagactGGAGCCACAGGGGGAAAATTTGGAAAGGCCAAATGA
- the tm9sf1 gene encoding transmembrane 9 superfamily member 1 translates to MRRGTGHLPGACQRTMDLHCVLILWLFSGWAMGYKQGDNVTLYVNKVGPYHNPQETYHYYTLPVCRPEKVHHKSLSLGEVLDGDRMAESLYHIQFKENKPKTTVCQLTLSEKQVDQLRESIEELYYFEFVLDDIPIWGFVGYIEESGFLPHSHKVGLWTHLDFNIEYNGDMVIFANVSVKDVKPFPLEEGAGAAVGGVGVGGGSLTVTHTYSVHWFESPLPYARRAERLRDYSFFPKTLEIHWLSIINSLVLVVLLLGFVIIILMRVLKNDFARYNVEEEGGCDDLDQGDNGWKIIHTEVFRFPPYKSLLCAILGVGAQFLTLATAIILMALLGTFNVHRHGAINSAAIVLYALTSCVSGYISCSFYTQINGQRWVWNIILTSSLFSAPLFLTWSIVNSVHWWSGSTQALPATTVLLLLGAWVLVGFPLTVIGGIMGKNRAGSFQAPCRTRNIPRQIPTQPWYKHTAVHMAIGGFLPFSAISVELYYIFATVWGREHYTLYGILLCVFAILLSVGACISVALTYFLLSGEDYRWWWRSVLSTGSTGVFIFVYSVFYYRNRSSMSGPVQSTEFFGYSLLTALVFSLMLGSVSFWASLAFIRYIYRSLKMD, encoded by the exons ATGCGGCGTGGAACAGGACACCTGCCTGGTGCCTGCCAGAGGACAATGGACCTGCACTGCGTCTTGATCCTGTGGCTGTTCTCAGGCTGGGCAATGGGCTACAAACAGGGGGACAACGTGACTCTGTATGTCAACAAAGTGGGCCCTTATCATAACCCCCAGGAGACGTATCACTACTACACCCTGCCTGTGTGCAGGCCAGAGAAG GTGCACCACAAGTCCCTGAGCCTGGGAGAGGTGCTGGATGGGGACAGGATGGCAGAGTCACTCTATCACATTCAgtttaaagaaaacaaaccgaAAACAACTGTCTGCCAACTGACACTTTCAGAGAAGCag GTGGACCAGCTTCGTGAATCTATTGAGGAGCTGTACTATTTTGAATTTGTCCTGGATGATATTCCGATCTGGGGGTTTGTGGGATACATAGAGGAGAGCGGCTTTCTGCCTCACAGCCACAAG GTGGGTTTGTGGACTCACCTAGATTTCAACATCGAGTATAATGGCGACATGGTCATCTTTGCCAATGTCTCCGTGAAGGACGTCAAACCCTTTCCCCTCGAAGAAGGGGCAGGTGCAGCAGTCGGAGGTGTGGGTGTGGGCGGAGGCAGTCTGACAGTCACCCACACCTACAGCGTGCACTGGTTCGAGTCCCCACTACCTTACGCTCGCAGAGCCGAGCGCCTCAGAGACTACTcgtttttccccaaaacacTGGAGATCCACTGGCTGTCCATCATCAACTCTCTagtgctggtggtgctgctgctgggatttgTGATCATCATCCTCATGCGGGTCCTTAAGAATGACTTTGCCAG GTACAATGTTGAGGAGGAGGGTGGCTGTGATGATCTGGACCAGGGAGACAACGGCTGGAAGATCATACACACTGAAGTCTTCAGGTTCCCTCCTTACAAAAGCCTGCTCTGCGCCATTCTGGGAGTGGGTGCACAGTTCCTCACCCTTGCTACAG cgatCATCCTGATGGCGTTGCTGGGAACGTTCAATGTGCACCGCCATGGAGCCATCAACTCTGCAGCCATCGTCTTGTACGCTCTGACCAGCTGCGTGTCAGGATACATTTCATGCAGCTTCTACACGCAGATCAACGGCCAGCGCTGGGTGTGGAACATCATTCTTACGTCGTCGCTCTTCTCCG CTCCTCTGTTCCTGACGTGGAGCATTGTGAACTCCGTCCACTGGTGGAGCGGCTCCACTCAGGCCCTGCCGGCTACCACGGTGCTGCTCCTGTTGGGCGCGTGGGTGCTGGTGGGCTTCCCACTCACAGTCATCGGTGGCATCATGGGAAAGAACCGAGCCGGCAGCTTCCAGGCACCCTGTCGCACGCGCAACATCCCCCGACAGATACCCACGCAGCCGTGGTACAAGCACACAGCTGTGCACATGGCCATTGGTGGATTCCTGCCATTCAG TGCCATCTCAGTGGAGCTGTACTACATATTTGCCACAGTGTGGGGAAGAGAGCATTACACCCTGTATGGCATCCTGCTGTGCGTCTTTGCCATCCTCCTCTCGGTGGGCGCCTGCATCTCTGTGGCACTCACCTACTTCCTGCTGTCAGGCGAGGACTACCGGTGGTGGTGGCGGAGCGTGCTAAGCACAGGCTCCACAGGCGTCTTCATCTTCGTCTACTCCGTCTTCTACTACAGAAACCGGTCATCTATGAGCGGCCCGGTACAAAGCACAGAGTTCTTTGGCTACTCCCTGCTCACAGCACTGGTCTTCTCGCTGATGCTGGGCAGTGTGTCGTTCTGGGCCTCGCTAGCATTTATCCGCTACATCTACCGTAGCCTCAAGATGGACTAG